In a genomic window of Nodosilinea sp. E11:
- a CDS encoding IS630 family transposase, translated as MALVDPRYEWTYLYGFVHPTTGDTEWLILPRVNSDWFNQALATFADQVGAGPHKRILLVIDGAGWHTCKDLVIPDGIHLEVLPPYSPELQPAERLWRLADEPLVNRCFDALSDLEDVLEARCRTLLSMQSEIKALTNYHWWPA; from the coding sequence TTGGCCCTGGTTGACCCACGCTATGAGTGGACGTACCTCTACGGGTTTGTTCATCCCACGACCGGCGATACCGAGTGGCTGATTCTGCCTCGGGTGAATAGCGATTGGTTTAACCAAGCCCTAGCCACCTTTGCAGATCAAGTCGGGGCTGGCCCTCACAAGCGGATTTTGTTGGTCATCGATGGGGCCGGATGGCACACCTGCAAAGACCTGGTGATACCCGACGGCATCCATCTAGAGGTCTTGCCGCCTTACTCACCCGAGTTACAGCCGGCAGAACGGCTCTGGCGACTCGCCGATGAGCCCTTAGTCAATCGCTGCTTTGACGCCCTCAGTGATCTCGAAGATGTCCTTGAGGCCCGCTGCCGCACTCTGCTGTCGATGCAATCCGAGATTAAGGCCCTAACTAACTATCATTGGTGGCCCGCATGA
- a CDS encoding Mu transposase C-terminal domain-containing protein — MTLPHLETLSLDERRRLEVIQGLERYRGQSTYREVEAAAAATLSLSVRNLKRLVRHYRERGIEGLKRQVRFDEGNVRVDDSWREFILERYRNGNRGTRKTSRAQIAKQVASHAAAIGSPNYPSRRTVYRILSGEIRQAEQKQKQRSIGWQGDTLTLTAKSGIEIAVEYSNQVWQCDHTPADIVVVDSQGDVLGRPTLTTVIDTYSRCIMGIHLGLEPPSAAVTGLALRHAILPKQYQRGYEPEALWESYGVPKYLYTDAGSDFTSAHIDQVASRLGIVLCLRRRPAEGGIVERPFGTLNREFFSTLPGYTTANAKPHLASINADACLSLEQLEGLLIRYIVDNYNQQPDARDRQHSRIERWRAGQMAQGKPPDERELDLLLMRQQRRRIYQGGYLRFANLIYRGEYLSGHAGADVVLRYDPRDITTVLVYQPQGTTDVFLARAHAQNLETERLSLAEAKAISRRLREARTEITNQSILSEIQSRVQFIDELLSAPPLPANHEDLPSDEASEPESSPAPKPLPAIRVYDYEQLRQSHGL, encoded by the coding sequence GTGACATTGCCGCACCTAGAGACACTGTCCTTAGACGAACGCCGCCGCCTGGAGGTCATTCAAGGCCTAGAACGCTATCGCGGTCAATCCACGTACCGAGAGGTGGAGGCTGCGGCAGCCGCCACTCTGAGCTTGAGCGTGCGCAATCTGAAGCGGTTAGTGCGTCACTATCGCGAACGGGGCATTGAGGGCTTGAAGCGCCAAGTACGCTTCGACGAAGGCAATGTGAGAGTGGACGATAGCTGGCGGGAATTCATCCTTGAGCGCTACCGCAACGGGAACCGAGGCACCCGTAAAACGAGCCGTGCCCAAATCGCCAAACAAGTCGCCAGCCACGCCGCCGCCATCGGTAGCCCCAATTATCCGAGCCGTCGCACGGTATACCGCATCCTGTCGGGTGAGATTAGGCAAGCCGAGCAAAAGCAGAAGCAACGCTCCATCGGCTGGCAGGGAGATACCCTGACGCTGACCGCAAAATCAGGGATTGAGATCGCCGTTGAATACAGCAACCAGGTATGGCAATGCGACCACACACCAGCCGATATTGTGGTCGTCGATAGCCAAGGCGACGTTTTGGGTCGACCGACCTTGACCACCGTCATCGACACCTACTCGCGATGCATCATGGGGATACACCTGGGCCTGGAACCCCCCAGTGCCGCCGTCACCGGCTTAGCCCTGCGCCACGCGATCCTGCCGAAACAGTATCAACGGGGCTACGAACCCGAAGCCCTGTGGGAGAGCTACGGCGTCCCGAAGTACCTGTACACCGACGCCGGTTCCGACTTCACCTCAGCCCACATCGATCAAGTCGCCAGCCGATTAGGCATCGTGCTGTGCCTGCGTCGCCGTCCCGCCGAAGGCGGCATCGTCGAACGGCCCTTCGGCACCCTCAACCGTGAATTCTTCTCCACCCTACCGGGCTATACCACCGCCAACGCCAAGCCCCATCTAGCGTCGATCAACGCAGACGCCTGCCTGAGCCTAGAGCAACTAGAGGGCCTGCTCATCCGCTACATCGTGGATAACTACAACCAGCAACCGGACGCCCGCGATCGCCAACACAGTCGGATAGAGCGGTGGCGCGCCGGACAGATGGCCCAAGGGAAACCCCCAGACGAACGAGAACTGGACTTACTGCTGATGCGCCAACAGCGCCGCCGCATTTACCAGGGCGGGTACCTGCGCTTTGCCAACCTGATTTATCGCGGCGAATACCTATCAGGCCATGCCGGAGCCGACGTCGTCCTCCGCTATGACCCCCGAGACATCACCACCGTCCTGGTGTACCAACCCCAGGGTACGACCGACGTCTTTTTAGCCCGTGCCCACGCCCAAAACCTCGAAACAGAACGCCTCTCGCTAGCCGAAGCCAAAGCCATCAGTCGTCGTTTGCGCGAAGCTCGCACCGAGATTACCAATCAGTCCATCCTCAGCGAGATTCAATCTCGCGTGCAATTCATTGACGAGCTGCTGTCAGCGCCCCCGCTGCCCGCCAACCACGAAGACCTACCGTCCGACGAAGCAAGCGAGCCTGAATCGTCCCCGGCCCCTAAGCCCCTACCCGCCATACGCGTCTACGACTACGAGCAACTGCGTCAATCGCACGGCCTTTAA
- a CDS encoding TniB family NTP-binding protein: MSPSPAADPNPAIADVNERIRDLGRRRVLELPQMLEFHTWLDGKRLARQSCRVIGESRTGKTVSCDTYHLKSKVTQRPGEAPLIPVMYWHCRENLSVSNLLVGLLESLQYQATRGRIPELRERVYHVLRSCQVEMIIFDEAQRVTAQAMSEIRDISDLLEIAVVLVGTDRLNAVIQRDEQVLYRFLSAYRFSRLSSEELQEMTALWEEHVLQLPKPSNLANPKAQSLLLQASRGYIGVLNQILCEAAIRALQRGQPRIELPLLRQVVKECSLAIK; encoded by the coding sequence ATGTCTCCCTCCCCTGCTGCCGACCCCAATCCTGCGATCGCCGACGTGAATGAGCGAATTCGAGACCTGGGCCGTCGTCGCGTCCTGGAACTGCCCCAGATGTTGGAATTTCATACCTGGCTAGACGGTAAACGCTTAGCCAGACAATCCTGCCGAGTCATCGGGGAATCGCGTACCGGCAAGACCGTGAGCTGTGATACCTACCACCTCAAATCCAAAGTGACCCAGCGACCCGGTGAAGCCCCCCTGATACCAGTGATGTACTGGCACTGTCGTGAGAACCTCTCCGTGAGCAACCTGTTGGTCGGCCTGCTAGAAAGCCTTCAGTATCAAGCCACGCGAGGGCGCATCCCTGAACTCCGGGAGCGGGTCTACCACGTGCTCCGGAGTTGCCAGGTTGAGATGATCATCTTCGACGAAGCCCAACGGGTAACCGCTCAAGCGATGTCTGAAATTAGAGACATATCCGACCTCTTAGAGATTGCCGTCGTGCTAGTGGGCACCGATCGGCTCAACGCCGTCATTCAACGTGATGAACAAGTCCTCTATCGATTTCTATCGGCCTATCGCTTTTCTCGACTCAGCAGTGAAGAACTTCAGGAGATGACCGCCCTCTGGGAAGAGCATGTGCTGCAATTACCCAAACCCTCCAACCTGGCCAACCCGAAAGCCCAGAGCCTGCTGCTCCAGGCCAGCCGAGGCTATATTGGCGTCCTGAATCAAATCCTCTGTGAAGCCGCCATTCGGGCCTTGCAACGCGGTCAGCCACGCATTGAGTTGCCCTTACTGCGACAAGTGGTCAAAGAATGTTCACTGGCGATCAAGTAA
- a CDS encoding winged helix-turn-helix domain-containing protein: MPRPLHLEPHFSADELKARYRASVDPVESRRWHLLWLVHTQTTLTDAAKAVGFHYDYARVVVKDYNRDGADGLRNRRKDQRPQQSRSLLNPKQLEALEARLQSPPDDDGVWSGPKVARVIAEVTGVTKVWPQRGWDYLKRLEQSLQVPRPRHRKGDPEAQEAFKKTPGA, translated from the coding sequence ATGCCTAGACCCCTCCATCTCGAACCTCATTTTTCAGCCGACGAGCTTAAAGCGCGTTATCGAGCTAGCGTTGACCCGGTCGAGTCTCGACGTTGGCATCTGCTGTGGCTGGTTCACACACAAACGACGCTGACTGATGCCGCTAAAGCTGTGGGCTTTCACTACGACTACGCCCGAGTTGTCGTGAAAGATTACAACCGTGATGGCGCTGATGGGCTGCGCAATCGCCGCAAAGACCAGCGACCGCAACAGTCACGGAGTCTGCTCAACCCCAAGCAGCTCGAAGCCTTGGAAGCTCGATTGCAATCGCCCCCGGACGATGACGGGGTCTGGAGTGGGCCCAAGGTGGCGCGCGTCATCGCTGAGGTCACTGGGGTAACGAAGGTCTGGCCCCAGCGAGGGTGGGACTATCTCAAGCGCTTGGAGCAATCGCTGCAAGTGCCTCGTCCTCGGCATCGCAAAGGTGATCCGGAAGCCCAAGAGGCGTTTAAAAAAACTCCCGGAGCGTAA